In Pantoea cypripedii, the following proteins share a genomic window:
- the hflK gene encoding FtsH protease activity modulator HflK yields the protein MAWNQPGNNGQDRDPWGSSNNQGGNSGGNKGGRDQGPPDLDDIFRKLSKKLGGLGGGKQSDNGQRSGGSGGKLVGIVAAAAVIIWAASGFYTIKEAERGVVTRFGKFSHLVEPGLNWKPTFIDQVRAVNVEAVRELAASGVMLTSDENVVRVEMNVQYRVTDPERYLYAVTSADDSLRQATDSALRGVIGRSTMDRILTEGRTVVRSETQREIDETIRPYNMGITLLDVNFQAARPPEEVKASFDDAIAARENREQYVREAEAYANEVQPRANGQAQRILEEARAYKERTVLEAQGEVARFALMLPEYKAAPQITKERLYIESMERVLSHTRKVLVSDRSNNLMMLPLDQLMRGAQSAAGQNGQKNANLMKLPPASDSNASNSDTSSYSPSSIMDQRRANAQRNDTQREGRE from the coding sequence ATGGCGTGGAATCAGCCCGGTAATAACGGACAGGACCGCGACCCGTGGGGAAGCAGCAATAATCAAGGCGGCAACTCTGGGGGGAATAAAGGAGGTCGCGATCAGGGACCTCCTGATCTGGATGATATCTTCCGTAAGCTGAGTAAAAAACTCGGTGGACTGGGCGGTGGCAAACAGAGCGACAATGGCCAGCGCAGTGGCGGTAGCGGTGGCAAACTGGTCGGCATTGTTGCCGCAGCGGCAGTCATCATCTGGGCAGCCAGCGGTTTCTACACCATTAAAGAAGCGGAACGTGGCGTCGTCACCCGCTTCGGCAAATTCAGCCATCTGGTGGAACCAGGCCTCAACTGGAAACCCACTTTTATCGATCAGGTCCGTGCCGTGAACGTGGAAGCGGTGCGTGAACTCGCCGCGTCTGGCGTGATGCTGACATCAGACGAAAACGTAGTGCGCGTAGAAATGAACGTGCAGTACCGTGTGACCGATCCTGAGCGTTACCTCTATGCTGTGACCAGCGCGGATGACAGCTTGCGTCAGGCGACTGACAGTGCGCTGCGTGGCGTGATTGGTCGTTCGACGATGGACCGCATTCTGACCGAAGGTCGTACCGTGGTGCGTAGCGAAACTCAGCGCGAAATCGATGAAACCATTCGTCCGTACAATATGGGCATCACGCTGCTGGATGTTAACTTCCAGGCGGCGCGTCCACCGGAAGAGGTCAAAGCGTCGTTTGACGATGCGATTGCCGCGCGTGAAAACCGTGAGCAGTACGTGCGTGAAGCAGAAGCCTACGCCAACGAAGTACAGCCACGTGCCAATGGTCAGGCACAACGTATCCTGGAAGAGGCGCGTGCTTACAAAGAACGCACCGTGCTGGAAGCACAGGGTGAAGTGGCGCGCTTTGCCCTCATGCTGCCGGAATACAAAGCCGCACCGCAGATCACTAAAGAACGTCTGTACATCGAAAGCATGGAACGCGTGCTCAGCCATACCCGCAAAGTGCTGGTTAGCGACCGTAGCAATAACCTGATGATGCTGCCGCTGGATCAACTGATGCGTGGCGCTCAATCTGCTGCGGGTCAAAACGGCCAGAAAAATGCCAATCTGATGAAGTTACCGCCGGCTTCGGACAGCAACGCCAGCAATAGCGACACTTCATCGTACAGTCCGAGCAGCATCATGGATCAACGTCGCGCCAACGCGCAGCGTAACGATACCCAGCGTGAAGGGAGGGAGTAA
- the hflX gene encoding ribosome rescue GTPase HflX, protein MFDRYDAGEQAVLVHIWFSQDKELEDLQEFETLVSSAGVEALQVITGSRKAPHPKYFVGEGKAVEIADAVKASGASVVLFDHALSPAQERNLERLCECRVVDRTGLILDIFAQRARTHEGKLQVELAQLRHLATRLVRGWTHLERQKGGIGLRGPGETQLETDRRLLRNRISLILSRLERVEKQREQGRQARAKADVPTVSLVGYTNAGKSTLFNAITSADVYAADQLFATLDPTLRRLNVADVGEVVLADTVGFIRHLPHDLVAAFKATLQETRQATLLLHVIDAADVRLNDNIEAVNVVLEEIEADEIPALLVMNKIDMLEDFVPRIDRDEENKPIRVWLSAQTGVGLPLLWQALSERLAGEIAQYDLRLPPEAGRLRSRFYQLQAIEKEWNEDDGCVGLHVRMPIVDWRRLCKQEPSLASYIV, encoded by the coding sequence TTGTTTGACCGTTATGATGCCGGTGAGCAGGCCGTACTGGTACACATCTGGTTCTCCCAAGACAAAGAGCTGGAAGATTTGCAGGAGTTTGAAACTCTTGTCTCTTCTGCGGGCGTCGAAGCGCTGCAGGTTATTACTGGCAGCCGTAAAGCGCCACATCCCAAATATTTTGTCGGTGAAGGAAAGGCAGTTGAAATTGCCGATGCGGTAAAAGCGAGTGGAGCATCGGTCGTGTTATTCGATCATGCCTTATCCCCTGCCCAGGAACGAAATCTTGAGCGGCTGTGCGAATGTCGCGTTGTCGACCGCACCGGCTTAATTCTTGATATTTTTGCCCAGCGCGCCCGCACCCATGAGGGTAAATTGCAGGTCGAGCTGGCACAGCTACGCCATCTGGCAACCCGCCTGGTACGTGGATGGACGCACCTTGAACGTCAGAAAGGCGGCATTGGCTTGCGTGGTCCGGGTGAAACCCAGTTGGAAACGGACCGTCGTTTGCTGCGCAATCGCATCAGCCTGATCCTGTCCCGTCTTGAACGCGTGGAAAAACAGCGCGAGCAGGGCCGACAGGCGCGTGCCAAAGCGGATGTACCAACCGTTTCGCTGGTGGGCTACACCAACGCCGGTAAATCCACCCTGTTTAACGCTATTACATCAGCGGATGTCTATGCTGCGGATCAGTTGTTTGCCACCCTGGATCCTACCCTGCGTCGCCTTAACGTCGCGGATGTGGGAGAAGTGGTGCTGGCAGACACGGTAGGTTTTATTCGCCACCTGCCTCACGATTTAGTTGCCGCGTTTAAGGCAACCTTGCAGGAGACGCGCCAGGCGACTTTACTGTTGCATGTGATTGATGCGGCTGATGTGCGTCTCAATGACAATATTGAGGCGGTCAACGTCGTGCTGGAAGAAATTGAGGCCGATGAAATTCCAGCCCTGCTGGTGATGAACAAAATCGATATGCTGGAGGATTTTGTACCGCGTATCGACCGTGATGAAGAAAATAAGCCGATTCGCGTCTGGCTGTCAGCCCAGACGGGGGTCGGCCTGCCTTTACTGTGGCAGGCATTATCAGAACGCCTTGCCGGTGAAATTGCGCAGTACGACCTGCGTTTGCCGCCGGAAGCTGGACGTTTGCGCAGTCGTTTTTATCAGTTACAGGCGATTGAGAAAGAATGGAATGAAGATGATGGCTGTGTAGGTTTACATGTGCGTATGCCGATTGTTGATTGGCGTCGTTTATGTAAACAGGAGCCGTCGCTCGCCAGTTATATTGTTTGA
- the hfq gene encoding RNA chaperone Hfq, whose amino-acid sequence MAKGQSLQDPFLNALRRERVPVSIYLVNGIKLQGQIESFDQFVILLKNTVSQMVYKHAISTVVPSRPVSHHSNNASGGSSNYHHGGSNQTAQSQPQQDGDNAE is encoded by the coding sequence ATGGCTAAGGGGCAATCTTTACAAGACCCGTTTTTGAACGCACTGCGTCGTGAACGTGTACCGGTTTCGATCTATTTGGTGAATGGTATTAAGCTGCAAGGGCAGATTGAATCCTTTGATCAGTTCGTGATTTTGTTGAAAAACACGGTTAGCCAGATGGTGTACAAGCACGCCATCTCTACAGTGGTTCCTTCTCGTCCGGTGTCGCACCATAGCAACAATGCGAGCGGCGGAAGCAGTAACTACCACCACGGCGGAAGCAACCAAACCGCTCAGTCGCAGCCACAACAAGACGGCGATAACGCAGAATAA
- the miaA gene encoding tRNA (adenosine(37)-N6)-dimethylallyltransferase MiaA: MSEQNQAGRPKAIFLMGPTASGKTALAISLRQHLPVELISVDSALIYRGMDIGTAKPSAEELAQAPHRLLDIRDPAEAYSAAEFRRDALAEMAEITQRGKIPLLVGGTMLYFKALLEGLSPLPSADPDVRQRIEQMAAEKGWDDLHRQLCEIDPVAGSRIHPNDPQRLSRALEVFFISGKTLTELTKTSGEALPYDVYQFAIAPASRELLHQRIALRYNQMLASGFEAEARALFARGDLHTDMPSIRCVGYRQMWSYLTGEIDYNEMVYRGICATRQLAKRQMTWLRGWPDVHWLDSDEPDLARNAVLQVVSAKQG; this comes from the coding sequence ATGAGTGAACAGAACCAGGCTGGCCGGCCTAAGGCAATTTTTTTGATGGGGCCTACCGCCTCCGGTAAGACGGCACTGGCAATTTCGTTGCGTCAGCATCTTCCGGTGGAACTTATTAGCGTTGACTCTGCCTTAATCTATCGCGGGATGGATATTGGCACGGCGAAGCCGTCTGCTGAGGAGTTAGCGCAGGCACCTCATCGTTTGCTGGACATTCGCGACCCGGCGGAAGCTTATTCCGCTGCTGAGTTTCGTCGCGATGCGCTGGCAGAAATGGCGGAGATCACCCAAAGGGGTAAGATTCCGTTGCTTGTTGGTGGAACTATGCTCTACTTCAAGGCGTTGCTTGAAGGATTGTCGCCGCTGCCCTCGGCCGATCCGGACGTGCGTCAGCGGATAGAGCAAATGGCGGCAGAAAAGGGTTGGGATGACCTTCACCGCCAACTGTGTGAAATCGATCCGGTCGCCGGCAGTCGTATTCATCCGAATGATCCGCAGAGACTTTCGCGAGCACTGGAAGTTTTTTTTATTTCGGGTAAAACTTTAACGGAACTGACAAAAACATCCGGTGAAGCGTTACCCTACGACGTGTACCAATTCGCAATCGCTCCGGCGAGCCGCGAGCTGTTACATCAACGCATTGCGTTGCGTTACAACCAGATGCTGGCGTCAGGATTTGAAGCGGAGGCTCGTGCTCTGTTTGCACGAGGTGATTTGCATACGGATATGCCTTCCATTCGCTGTGTCGGTTATCGTCAAATGTGGTCTTACCTCACTGGCGAAATCGATTACAACGAAATGGTTTATCGGGGAATTTGCGCAACCCGGCAGCTCGCGAAGCGCCAGATGACCTGGTTACGTGGCTGGCCCGACGTGCACTGGTTAGACAGTGATGAGCCAGATTTAGCGCGTAATGCGGTGCTTCAGGTTGTTAGTGCTAAGCAGGGATGA
- the mutL gene encoding DNA mismatch repair endonuclease MutL: MPIQILPPQLANQIAAGEVVERPASVVKELVENSLDAGATRIDVDIEKGGAKLIRIRDNGCGIAKDELAMALARHATSKIASLDDLEAIVSLGFRGEALASISSVSRLTLTSRTEDQSEAWQAYAEGRDMAVTVKPAAHPVGTTLEVLDLFYNTPARRKFMRTEKTEFTHIDEVIRRIALARFDVAISLSHNGKLMRQYRGVSQDAQRERRLGSICGTTFMQHALRIDWQHDDLALRGWVADPAGSRQVTDLQYCYVNGRMMRDKLINHAIRQAYQTQLGDEQQPAYVLYLEIDPHQVDVNVHPAKHEVRFHQSRLVHDFIWQGVMSALQASRAAELPIAHAEEPAPQWQPENRQAAGGNHFAQPAAAPRQPGATPSGGWQQKEPTYRAREGAAYQQLLKTPATVAAPQPQPAPKPERETPLAAHAQSFGRVLSVVRESYALLERGDKLLLLSLPVAARWLKQAQLQPGEEGLKPQPLLIPVRLKIALEELAVIGQQSALLTAMGIDLQREGQHVTLRAVPLPLRTQNLQILIPDLLGYLARQQEVSASSLAQWLARRDDAEAAHWNHSQAITLLAELERLCPQLLKSPPSGLLQAIEIESAINALKHE, translated from the coding sequence ATGCCTATACAAATCTTACCGCCGCAGCTGGCAAACCAGATCGCGGCGGGCGAAGTGGTGGAGCGTCCGGCGTCGGTGGTGAAAGAGCTGGTGGAAAACAGCCTCGATGCCGGTGCGACACGTATTGATGTCGATATTGAAAAAGGCGGCGCGAAGCTGATCCGCATCCGTGATAACGGTTGTGGTATCGCCAAAGATGAACTGGCGATGGCGCTGGCACGTCACGCGACCAGTAAAATCGCCTCGCTTGATGATCTCGAAGCCATTGTCAGCCTCGGATTTCGCGGGGAAGCGCTCGCCAGTATCAGCTCAGTTTCCCGCCTGACGCTCACCTCACGTACCGAAGATCAAAGCGAAGCCTGGCAAGCCTACGCTGAGGGGCGAGATATGGCGGTGACGGTTAAACCGGCTGCGCATCCGGTAGGGACGACGCTGGAAGTGCTCGATCTGTTCTACAACACCCCCGCCCGACGCAAGTTTATGCGCACGGAAAAAACCGAGTTTACCCATATCGATGAAGTGATTCGCCGCATTGCGCTGGCACGCTTCGATGTGGCAATTTCACTCAGCCATAATGGCAAGCTGATGCGTCAGTACCGCGGCGTGAGCCAGGATGCGCAGCGTGAGCGGCGGCTGGGATCGATTTGCGGCACCACCTTTATGCAGCATGCATTGAGAATTGACTGGCAGCATGACGATTTGGCGTTGCGTGGCTGGGTGGCCGATCCGGCGGGTTCCCGCCAGGTAACGGACCTGCAATATTGCTATGTCAATGGTCGTATGATGCGTGACAAACTGATCAATCATGCCATCCGCCAGGCGTACCAAACCCAACTGGGGGATGAGCAGCAACCGGCTTATGTGCTGTACCTGGAAATCGATCCGCATCAGGTTGATGTGAATGTCCATCCAGCCAAGCATGAGGTGCGTTTTCATCAGTCGCGCCTGGTGCACGATTTTATCTGGCAGGGCGTAATGAGCGCGTTGCAGGCCAGCCGTGCGGCAGAACTGCCGATCGCTCATGCGGAAGAACCTGCGCCGCAGTGGCAGCCCGAGAATCGTCAGGCGGCGGGCGGTAACCACTTTGCGCAGCCAGCGGCAGCACCGCGTCAGCCAGGCGCAACCCCCAGTGGCGGCTGGCAGCAAAAGGAGCCGACTTATCGCGCGCGGGAAGGGGCGGCTTATCAGCAACTCCTGAAAACGCCAGCTACTGTCGCGGCACCGCAGCCGCAGCCCGCGCCTAAACCTGAACGCGAAACGCCGCTTGCTGCCCATGCGCAGAGTTTTGGCCGGGTGTTAAGTGTGGTGCGCGAGAGCTATGCCCTGCTGGAGCGCGGCGATAAGCTATTATTACTCTCGTTGCCCGTGGCGGCGCGCTGGCTGAAACAGGCCCAGTTACAACCTGGAGAAGAGGGATTAAAACCGCAGCCGCTACTCATCCCCGTCAGGTTAAAAATTGCGCTGGAAGAGTTGGCGGTTATTGGTCAGCAATCTGCGCTGTTAACCGCGATGGGCATTGATTTACAAAGGGAAGGCCAGCACGTGACGCTGCGCGCGGTGCCTTTACCGTTACGAACACAAAATTTACAAATCTTGATTCCAGACCTGTTAGGCTATCTCGCCCGGCAGCAAGAGGTCTCTGCATCCTCGCTGGCCCAATGGCTGGCACGTCGTGACGATGCAGAGGCAGCGCACTGGAATCACTCGCAGGCGATTACGCTGCTGGCGGAGCTGGAACGGCTCTGTCCGCAATTGCTGAAGTCGCCGCCTTCTGGCCTGTTGCAGGCCATTGAGATTGAGAGTGCGATTAACGCATTGAAGCATGAGTGA